The sequence GCAATTCCAGTGCTTCATCGTAACTGTCAATATACTTGGACTGAAAGACAGCGGTTTGCCGTTCTGTAAATACATTCTCGGCCACAGCTGTCCCGGGTGATGTTGCCTGCACAAGTTTTTTCACCTGTTCCTTTTCCATGCTTGCCCTCCTTGCCACAGCCGGTTAAAGGGAGCCGCCGTGTTTTTTCAATACCCGGGCTGCCTGCTCACCCAACTTGTCAGTGGTAACCACGGTTACCAGAAAAGCCTTGCCCCCGGCAGTTCCGTAATTGTCTGCGGCCATGGCATAATTAGACGGGTCAGCGGCCGTTAAAACCCGGGCATCCGTATCCGTCAGCCGGCTGGTATGGGCGGAGAACATCGTTAAACCGGTGGCAGTTTCGGCATTGTTGACCGGGTTGTTCAGCGCAGCGTCAGTAGTTACACCGTACCTGGATACCCTGTCCAGAGATACATCGTTAATGCCCATTCCTTTAAGTTCCTGCACAGCCGCCTCCGCCCTGGTGCTGGAGGGGAAATAAGCAAGCAAAGAACGCATTCCCCGGGGTAATGTCATATAATGCCCCCCCCTATCATTGTTTTTTTTATTATGAACCGCTGCCGGAAATTTAATGCTAAAATTTCTTAATTTAATAAGGTCATTTTGTTACAAAATTCCAATTTGCAACGTCTATGTAATTAAGGAATATTATGGTTTCCCCTGCTGTGCTGTCAGATGCATGAGCAGGTTAATTTGCAAAGGAGGTTTTTTTATTGAAGCGCAAACCGATTTTATTGCTTGTGCTTGTTGTCCTGTTGACTTTCAGTGCTAATGCCGCTCTGGCCGGCGACCTGCAGCAAACCTTACTGGATAAACTGCCTCAACCCAAAGACAAATTAACCAGGGCAGAATTTATTGCCATGCTGGTGCAAGCAGCCGCACTGCCGGCACCGGCCAGCCCGGTAACCCTGCCGCCGGATGTACCTGCTGATGCCTGGTATGCCGGTGATTTAAAGGCAGCCTTGGCTGCCGGTATCATCAGCGGCAGTGCCAAGCAAACCGTCAACCCCAACCAGCCCATTACCCAAGCTCAGGCGGTGGTATTGTTATCCCGCGTCCTGCGCACACCAGGCATTGAAGCCCCCGGCCCGTTGCCCACGCCGGTACCCAACAGCCACTGGGCCTTTGTTCCGTTTACTTGGCTGATTAAAGAGGGGCTTGTATCACCTGCCGTAAATCCGGAGGCCCATCTGACCCCTGCTGAAGGAGCAGCCCTGCTGGACAAAGCCTTTGGCAGCGGCAAACTGGCTAAAGAAATTATGGAAAAAAGCCAGGCTGCCCAGGCCGGCTTAAAAACCCTGCGCGGCACCGGCAATATGTCCATGATCATTAAGGCCAACCCGGCTGTTCCTGTGCAAGGCGTGCCGTCCAGCATCAGCATGCAGGCTAAGGTAAACTATGAAATTAACACGGAACAAGGGCTGCACCAGCAGCTTTCCATGAATTTTGGCGGGCTGCCCCAAACCATGCCGGCCATAGAAATGGAACAATACATGGTGGCCGAAGGCATGTACATGAAAATGAAAGATCCCTTGACTGCCGAATCAAAATGGATGAAAATGCCTGCCGGTTCAATGCCGGATTTTGTGGAGCTGATGCAACAGCAAAACAAATTTATGCAGCTGCCAAGCGAATTTGATAAGTATTTCCGTTACCGTTTGGTGGGAGAAAAAACCATTGGCCAGAAAAATTACTATGAACTGGCCTATTTCGGCAATATTCCCGACCTGAACCAGTTTATGAAAATGCTGGGTTCGCATGTTGGCATGAGCCAAGATATGCTGAAAAGCTTTGAGCAATCCGGCAGCATCGTGCGCAGCATTACCATGACCGGCAAAATCCTGGTGGACAAGGAAAAATACTTTGCTGACCAGTCAACTGCCTCTGCTGTTGTAGTATTTAATGATAAGCTTAATGGCCAGCCCTTTCCCATGCAATTGATAAATGCAACATTTAATTTTTCCTATCAAGATTACGGCAGCAAAATTGACATCAAACTCCCTGCCGAAGCAGCTAAAGCTGAAGTGCTTCCTTTAGATGCACAGGTTAATTCTTCAACCAATTAGCAAAAATTAAGTGCGCTGGCGCAGGTCAGCGCACTTAATCCATCAGCAAAAGTAATTATCCCTTTTAGTTCCTGTTTTTGCTTCCGGAGCTGTCAGGGAATTATCAAGCCGGGGTAAACTGTAAAAAAATCTTCGGGGGTGATTAATGTGTTGGGTGATGTTAAACCTACACCGTCGCTGGAGCAATATATTTTAGTGGCTCTTATTGATATTTACAGGGGGCTAAAGGTAAACCTGCCGGTGGAACCAGACCCGCAAGTGCAAAAAAATGTGCTGCGGGATGTTCTCTCTACCGCCATCAGCTTTGCCGAAAAACAAGAAAGCATGCAGGTTATCAGCAATGAATTATTCAAATGCAACCAGGATGGCTGCACCCTGCAGGAGCAAATGGAGATTATTGAACAACAAAGCCCGGATGTTTTGAACGCTAAAATTGCAGCAGCAGCTTATTTATTAAAGCTGTTGAATAAAGAGAATAATCTGCATTAACCTTTGTTCAGCCCGGCAAACCTGCGGCTATACCCTGCTTGACAAAGGAGCTGTCCCAAAAGTCTTTTCCTGTTTTTAGCCACCGTTTTATGATAGAACACCAAAAAATCCCGTTCCACTTGATTGAAACGGGATCAGAGTGACGACAAACATTAGCGGTGGTTTATGATCCCCTTTGGCTCCGGTCTACGCACCGACAGCACTATGATTCGCTACGGTCGCCCTTGGGGTCGCCTCAAACGGGCCATCCTGGCCCGGTTCGGCTGGCGCCCACGTCCTGTGGGCGCCACCCCAATGGCTCCTTTCGCTCATCAAGTGCTGTTGCCGGTGCTTCGACAAGTCGCCGACAGGGGATCACAAAACCGCCTTATTTTGTTTACAACCTTTGTCTACAGTCTGAATCCCGTCTCACTTTATAGTGAAACGGGATTTTTTTATTTTGGGGAAGGATCTGGTTATTCCCGGCCTTTGCTAACAGGTTGGCAAACCGGCGCTTTAAATGGCGCTTTTAAATTTAGTCGGTAAATTCCTGTACATACATTTTGCCATACGGGCCGCCGTTCACCACACCAATGCCTACCTTGGAGTATCGCTCGCTTAAAATATTGGCCCGGTGGGTCGGCGAATCCATCAGGTTAGTATGGGCCGTATTGACATCAGGTGCGCCGGCCAGGTTTTCCCCGGCATAATGATAGGTAATGCCGTTATTTTTCATCATATCGAAGGGTGAACCGTAAGTGGGAGATTGGTGGGAAAAATAGTTTTTGTCAATCATATCCTGGGCTTTCAGACGGGCAATTTGGCTTAACTTAGCATCCATTGCCAGGGGTTTAAGACCTTTTGCAGCACGTTCCTTATTAATCAGGTTGAGCATGGCCTGCTCATCCGCTGTGCTGATGCCGCCGGCCGGCTGCCCGGTGCGCACCGTACTGTTAGCCGGTTGGCTGGTCGGGCCGGCAGTATTGTTTTGCGTGTTGTTATATGTGTAATAATTGTAGGTGCGGTAAACAGTGGTGTTTTGTGTGGCGCCGTTGTTGTACCTTGTGTAGTTGTAGGAGCCATAATTTGCGGTTGTTGTCTGGTAATTATAAGCTTTATAGTTTTGGCTGTTATATGCGGTACTGTTGCTTTTGGTATTGTCATAACTTACATAGGCTTCCGCGGCACTGCCGCCTGTTGCGCCAAAGGCCAGTACCAGGACAAAAACCCCCAGGATCAGGCCGGAAAATATCCTTGCTGCTGTTCTCATGCAACTTCCCCTTTCGCTATTTTTATTTCCACTAAAAAAGTGGATTAGCTATACTTTATACTAACGTATCTGAA is a genomic window of Desulforamulus hydrothermalis Lam5 = DSM 18033 containing:
- a CDS encoding S-layer homology domain-containing protein encodes the protein MKRKPILLLVLVVLLTFSANAALAGDLQQTLLDKLPQPKDKLTRAEFIAMLVQAAALPAPASPVTLPPDVPADAWYAGDLKAALAAGIISGSAKQTVNPNQPITQAQAVVLLSRVLRTPGIEAPGPLPTPVPNSHWAFVPFTWLIKEGLVSPAVNPEAHLTPAEGAALLDKAFGSGKLAKEIMEKSQAAQAGLKTLRGTGNMSMIIKANPAVPVQGVPSSISMQAKVNYEINTEQGLHQQLSMNFGGLPQTMPAIEMEQYMVAEGMYMKMKDPLTAESKWMKMPAGSMPDFVELMQQQNKFMQLPSEFDKYFRYRLVGEKTIGQKNYYELAYFGNIPDLNQFMKMLGSHVGMSQDMLKSFEQSGSIVRSITMTGKILVDKEKYFADQSTASAVVVFNDKLNGQPFPMQLINATFNFSYQDYGSKIDIKLPAEAAKAEVLPLDAQVNSSTN
- a CDS encoding CAP domain-containing protein, which gives rise to MRTAARIFSGLILGVFVLVLAFGATGGSAAEAYVSYDNTKSNSTAYNSQNYKAYNYQTTTANYGSYNYTRYNNGATQNTTVYRTYNYYTYNNTQNNTAGPTSQPANSTVRTGQPAGGISTADEQAMLNLINKERAAKGLKPLAMDAKLSQIARLKAQDMIDKNYFSHQSPTYGSPFDMMKNNGITYHYAGENLAGAPDVNTAHTNLMDSPTHRANILSERYSKVGIGVVNGGPYGKMYVQEFTD